The nucleotide window CTGGTGAAATAAACAGTGGAAGGCATTTTGACgtccctttttttctgtttgattcTCCAATGGGTGATGAAAACAGCCAGCAACAGAATCAGCACCACAAAACCAATAACTATACAGTCCCAGCGCTTGAAGATAAACTCAGAGGAACCTGGAGATGAAACGGAGGAGTAAGAGATAGAGAATAGAGATAAAAGAGAATTAAGTTGAGGCTAAAACTACTTTTGAAATTGAATTGTCATATTTGAACGTCTTATTCTGCTCTTTGCATGTCATATTTTCATGCTGTGTGTATCGGAAAAGTTTTGTAGTCAGTGTGTGCTATCTTCAACATagtgtcacttttttttcacttgctTTATacctctgtctcttttctgcCTCTATCTTCCCTGTTATACTGTTTATTGTTGCATTACTAGCTTAGAGTGAGCCCTTAATATctacatgtttctacagtagcccagaatagacaaaccaaacactggctctagagagggcatTTTGCATTTTCGTGAGTTTTgtggccactgtaggttctcatAAACGTTTGGCAGTGGAGAGCAGGGTGGAATCTGCACCTAGCTTTCCCCAAGAATATAAAGTTATGTAACCAGAAGCTCAGCCTGTTTGTTCCTTCAGCTCTGTCAGCTCACTCTCTATTgcagattttaaaaagctttttatttttggggttGTAAGAAGAGACTGAAAATCTTATATTTTTCTGTGAGGATTCTGTTGGGTAAAGTTGGTTGAATAACTTATATAGCAGCTTACATTTAGTAAAACTGGCTATATAAACATTACGCAAAATGGATTTAAGTGATTAAATAAGTCTGATCCTTAACCAATGTTTGAAGTGACAAAGTTTCCGCAATGGAACATGAGATACATTATATCACAGAAATAAGACTCTGAGAAAACAATCCATACGCTTACCTTGAAGCATGGTTCCTCTCCCGACCGTTAAATGTTGGTTTACATTTGCAATGCAGTAGTACAGTCCCATGTCGCTCTCCTCAACATCACTGATCTTAAGTGCCAGAGATCGCTTTATCAACTCCACTGAGAAACGAGAGCTCAGCTGGAACTCTAAAACACAGTGATAGTCAGCTTAAGCATATCATGTAATATTGTGTGGTATGCGAGTAGAATGTGTAAAGTTTCATAACACATTCACAATTGAATTTGAAGTTATGTACTACCTTGGTGGGGTTTTCCCCCTGTAAAGGTGACACCGAGGACCTCAGTTGGGGGGAGATCTGGGTTCTGCTTTAACCACATTGTATCATAAATGTAGGAGATGTTACAGCTCAAAGTGACTGTTGAACCGAACTGGACATTTTCTTTAGCAGGCACAAATAGCATCGGAAACCCAGCTGTAGTTTGGAATCCTAGAATGGACCAAAAAGACACCAACTTTACCAATGCACCATGAGATACAGCATATcacaaaaataagacaaaagaaaacaacccaATATATGTTTACCTTGAAGCATGGTTCCTCTCCCAACCGTTAAATGTTGGTTTACATCTGCAATGCAGTAGTACAGTCCCATGTCGCTCTCCTCAACATCACTGATCTTAAGTGCCAGAGATCGCTTTATCAACTCCACTGAGAAACGAGAGCTGAGCTGGAACTCTGAAATACAGTCGTAATCAGTTGAAgcatataatgtaatattgtgtGGTATGTGAGTAGAACGTGTAAAGTTTCATAACACATTCACAActaaaagtgaaaaagagaagTGAAGATTActtctgagtttttttttttcttcttcaccgCCTCATTTCTAGGATTGAAATCATGTACTACCTTGGTGCGGTTTCCCCCCTCTGAGGGAGACACGGAGGACCACAGTTGGGGGGAGATCTGGGTTCTGCTTCAACCACATTGTATCATAAATGTAGGAGATGTTACAGCCCATAAGGACTGTTGAACCAAACTGGACATGTTTAATCTCTGCAGCAGGCACAAACAGCATCAAAAACCCAGCTGTAGTGCTGAAACCTAGAACAGACCAAAAACACACCAACTTTACCAATACATGCTAGGTTTAATCCCCCCAAAAATGTTGATGCcaatttaaatgtcattgttgAGATGGAAAGAATGCGCGCAACTTTGTGAATTATGTTATTGATTTAAATCTATTACAGGggtgattctaggatcagacctttagggggcctcagctcctaatgagaatttgacaggcaatgccctgcaagtgttcaaaccccctactaaatgactcatttaagtggataacgtaaattacaacaagaaatattaatccatagtagagtggtctactataatgtatgataataatggttcagaataaacagatttctacagagaggacactgagatagttaatgaaccctgagggaaagacaatattaatgacacaactatccaaagtacattaaagctgttaaaataaaacaatttgaacCTGTATGCTGGATgcttgtcccatctctaacagacataaataaaaaaaaataattaaagttgtgtaaaataatttttaggggtgctgagatcaaatttaagGGGGTGCTTGAGCACCCTTAAAAAGGGTCTATAATTGCCACTGATTTATTATATGTTCCATCTACCTGCCAAGGGACTACAGGCGGAAAATAGCAACTTGCTGAAACTGTGTGCaatgcatctctccttgttttatacaaGGTTAATGTTATATTGCACGCTCgccctgtttaaataaaataaaaatgacaaattacacatttacaccactattatgcagatgatacccaaTTCTCTTGCAAACATGAACCACTAACAACTTCTCATATTATTCTCGTTTTATGTCAAACCTTTTTGAGATTATTGTAACAGAACTGTAACATATCATTTTATGTTATCCACTTATTTCACAATTTCCCTCCATCCAATTATAAATACTGCCTCAACTGTTCCTCTTTGAACGGCCAAGAGAACAAGATTGTGCcaacttattttttaaattagggAACTTCAAGACCTTTCTGTCACACTGCAAGAAAACTTATTACATAGTACTTGCTACTCTGCCCTGGTTGCCTTTGAGCTTCAAGCCTTTAAGGCTTCATAGAGTCATGGTCCTGAGTTACCTATTATTCCCTTACAGTCTGAGCAACAGTGCTGTCTGACATTTTCACATAGGGTTTTCTTGGTTGTTCATATCAACGCATTTCCCTAACAAGGTTTTTTGTCCCCCAAAGCTCTGGAACGAAATGTCGGAGAATCTCAAACATATATGAAGtcttctttgtatttttccttttcctttcttttctttacacttTTCTTCATGCTTTGCCTATATTTTTCCTAAttgtagcttctttttttagcttttttctcCTGCACATTTTGTGTGctataaaacactttttaaggTGTTATcacatattattacattaatgtcaATGTTCTGTTGTCTAACATTTATATGATTATTACTCACCAACAAGAATTGTTGTGCACCAGGAAGACTTCATCTTTTCAAatctttgtttgtctgtctctgagATCTGTGATGTTCGGATCTAACAGCCCACTTCCTTTATGACTGCTGTTTCCATCGAAAGTCTGAATCTATATCAAGACACGatctttcctcttcctgtttggcTAAATGGGAGTTTTGCTATCCTTCAAATTCCCCTTTCTAGCAATCTTTAAACTAATATCTAAAGTAAATGTTTATGCCTATCTTTTGCTTCAAACCTTTTATAGCAATCACTTGATGTTCATATTGTTTGGTATGCATTAATCTGCCATTGCcttgttgttttatatttgtacttCTATTTATACTTATACTACATCTTATTAGTTTGTCAAACACCTGTGCAGCTCCTGTGAAATGCTAACATGTAAGAAATGTGCAACACGAATAAAACTGGACTGATCAATAGAAGGTTGAATGCTTAATATCTGCCTGTGCTGCCAGTGTGAGCAGATGTCAACGGAAATGAAAACCACTAAGCAGTAGGTGTTATTGAGGCCacctttacaataaaaacaaaacatgcctCACTTCTGTCCATAGACAATGGAGACAATGGAGAAAGAGTATTAAAGCACAATCCATAATGGACTGCATGCTGGTCAGACTTCAAATTCAGTGACTTGTTTAGCTTTGTATCAAAAGAAAGTCTTACGGAGAAAGAGCATGCTGTAGCTACTGTAATAATGTTGTGAGGATGTGTGGTGTTCAGGTTTCTATAACAACACAGTCATGATACATCAGGTCAAGTTTTTGTGACTTCCTCAATCTCAAGTGGAAGTGAATTATACAGTTTGGGGTCTGTGGTGTTATGGTAATGATCTGGGTAGGAGTGGTGGTTTTCTTGATCATTTGTGTATCAAACTGCTTGAGTAAAGGTTAAGTGCCTAAGTGAAAGATAAGAGTAACAATCCTTCACTTTTACTCCTCACAACCTTAGGAATAAAAGGCACTAGAACAGCTGCAGCATGTTTACTTGCCAAAAGACACACGCTCATAGATTAAAGCAGTGAGaagaatgtatatttgtatatgaaggTGACTGTAAGTATGTGTCCCAAACACACTTGTGCcctgtcacccccccccccccccatgtttatctgaagttttggttcctctttctggttttgtctgttgtaaatatgtaaagtaaatatttcaaatgcgtTTTTTATGCAGTTTTGGTGACATCGCGAGTATTTGCTCTTCTTAGGCATGTTCAAAATGTCCGTGACCGTGGATCGCCTCTCATCTCTTCTCCTCCCGTCGTTCACGGCCCTACGTACGGCTTCTCTACGCATTTACATCACAGGCTGAAAAAAATACTCCCAGGTGGCTGTAGCTCCGGagtatcaaataaaaaatataactgcagactatttatttaacatttaaatagaaattgaagttgacatgaaatgaaatgcctAAACcttggaggagatggagggtgTTGGTGAAAGGTGAATGGAGAGACGGACAGACGGAATGACAAACATCCAGCTCTCCAATTATAGTAGTAGGctattagggtaatgtgggacattgactaatgtgggagaactaagctccagtgcatttatctcgttttttattcaattattttaaagccaACTAGTATATACCtactgtgtaagttatattgtttaaaattacacGTGAACATACAGACTGCTAGTTTTTtaacttgaaaataaaatgtttctgagGTAATGAGTATTCACATTTTCCTCTGTCATTACCCGTCCTTACCAAGATATAGAAATTATTActtagattttagtttttaacatatgactgttttcattagcaaCTAGATCATACTTCACAATGTGATTATGCATGTGAATTGTAAATTCATgcctatatatgcatatatttcaattaatgtacaaataaacataaacatattgctGCTTCACTTTCTTACCTACGTTGTAGCATTACCATGCTAATAAAATACCTACCTATCTAACTAATTCATCCCACAGCAACTCAATAACAattctcatttacatacaccatctcattcacacatggcCTAACATGTCCTTGGTTATGTGGAtctaatttcaaacaactatctgaTGGAACTACACTCATGGATTATAATTTACTCAACACCATAAAAacgcatttgaaatatttacttttcagctgagcgcCGTGAGAACGATCGCCGCCGAAAGAGACTGAAGAAAACATTGGAGCCACCTCAGCTTACAGGTACTTATACATTCTGCTTTACATACACAATCTTATTCACGCATGGCCTAATTTACCTTGGTTGTGTGGATCTCATTTCAAACTACTGACTGACTCAACTACACTCATGGATTATAATTTACTCAACACCATTAAAacgcatttgaaatatttacttttcagctgagcgcCGTGAGAACGATCACCACCGAAAGAGACTGAAGAAAACATTGGAGCCACCTCAAGTTACAGGTACTCATACATTCTGCTG belongs to Scomber scombrus chromosome 2, fScoSco1.1, whole genome shotgun sequence and includes:
- the LOC133997770 gene encoding uncharacterized protein LOC133997770; the encoded protein is MKSSWCTTILVGFSTTAGFLMLFVPAAEIKHVQFGSTVLMGCNISYIYDTMWLKQNPDLPPTVVLRVSLRGGKPHQEFQLSSRFSVELIKRSLALKISDVEESDMGLYYCIADVNQHLTVGRGTMLQGFQTTAGFPMLFVPAKENVQFGSTVTLSCNISYIYDTMWLKQNPDLPPTEVLGVTFTGGKPHQEFQLSSRFSVELIKRSLALKISDVEESDMGLYYCIANVNQHLTVGRGTMLQGSSEFIFKRWDCIVIGFVVLILLLAVFITHWRIKQKKRDVKMPSTVYFTRKD